The Podospora pseudopauciseta strain CBS 411.78 chromosome 2 map unlocalized CBS411.78m_2, whole genome shotgun sequence genome has a window encoding:
- a CDS encoding uncharacterized protein (EggNog:ENOG503NUDK; COG:G) yields the protein MLISSVRKFYLLSAAVISQLPKHPSTPHGPSPPPPPEITGQRYTRKGSQTYLVTLLVSLHRFSSHSASSQQSNCLQNGTDTPTTPPSCHHLLSNSPHAIRRPHFRPPFASTLPSPSHSPHPRRDSHQRGPQRPHPKRPPPSHPRFQTLWAELRILQASGIKVLGMLGGAAKGSFTRLDYPSSTPDFEKYYAPLAALIKEQSLDGLDLDVEEEMTLGGIIHLIDRLRSDFGPGFIITLAPVAAALLNHQHNLSGFDYEALEVMRGREISWYNTQFYCGWGDCSNPVMYEMLLVKGWDPEKIVVGLVTNPENGGGFVPFEVLGNVIPLLAGRHPRFGGVMGWEYFNSLPGGRERPWEWAELMGGYLRGRRSVDDQGLKQAEEDVKRLREKAEQERKRGAAADSDGEDGNEVQVPVPKDFEYHSDGLLEDEDSSQLP from the exons ATGCTCATATCATCGGTTCGGAAGTTTTATCTA CTCTCGGCAGCTGTCATCAGCCAACTGCCTAAAcacccctcaacaccacatggcccctccccgccaccaccaccagagaTCACAGGTCAACGATACACGCGGAAAGGTTCACAAACATACCTGGTCACTCTCCTGGTTTCATTACATCGCTTCTCATCTCACTCAGCTTCCTCCCAGCAATCTAATTGCCTTCAAAATGGCACCGATACCCCCACCACACCTCCCTCGTGTCATCACTTACTATCAAACTCACCACACGCCATCCGGCGACCCCATTTCCGTCCTCCCTTTGCTTCAACACTCCCCAGTCCATCTCactcacctcatcctcgccgcgATTCACATCAACGAGGACCCCAACGCCCTCACCCTAAAcgaccacccccctcccacccccgcTTCCAAACCCTATGGGCCGAACTCCGCATCCTCCAAGCCTCCGGCATCAAAGTCCTAGGCATGCTAGGCGGAGCAGCCAAAGGCTCCTTCACCCGCCTCGactacccctcctccacccccgacTTTGAAAAATACTACGCCCCTCTAGCCGCCCTCATCAAGGAGCAATCCCTTGACGGCCTAGACCTAGACGTAGAAGAGGAAATGACCCTAGGCGGTATCATCCACCTCATCGATCGTCTCCGCTCCGACTTCGGCCCAGGCTTTATCATCACTCTCGCCCCCGTAGCAGCAGCATTGCTAAACCATCAACACAACCTCAGCGGGTTCGACTACGAAGCGTTGGAGGTCATGAGGGGCAGGGAGATAAGCTGGTACAACACGCAGTTCTACTGCGGGTGGGGTGACTGCTCCAACCCGGTCATGTACGAGATGCTGCTCGTCAAGGGGTGGGACCCGGAGAAGATTGtggttgggctggtgaccAACCCGGAAAACGGGGGTGGGTTCGTCCCCTTTGAGGTGTTGGGAAACGTGATACCTCTGCTGGCGGGGCGGCACCCGAGGTTTGGTGGGGTCATGGGGTGGGAGTACTTCAACAGTTTGCCGGGCGGCAGGGAGAGGCCTTGGGAGTGGGCGGAGCTGATGGGGGGTTACCTGAGGGGTAGGAGGAGCGTGGACGATCAGGGCCTGAagcaggccgaggaggatgtcaagcGACTGAGAGAGAAGGCGGAGCAGGAGCGGAAACGAGGAGCGGCGGCGGATTCGGATGGTGAGGACGGGAACGAGGTTCAGGTTCCGGTGCCGAAAGATTTCGAGTATCACTCGGATGGGCTattggaggacgaggattCATCACAGCTACCATGA
- a CDS encoding uncharacterized protein (EggNog:ENOG503Q0CC) — MSGFEVAGVVLGAIPLVIASLEHYQAGKGAVASFVKYGGLLENLILRLTIHQHLYHTDILFLLQAAGVVELNLRDEDTVAECFRLLRDPEVNEEIDDWLGPLSDPFKQLVGQYESSLKAIVGHIKHIQRLPDTQKDDLGSLLQANPPDKKITFTERVSFTIKRGKLKALYEELDQSRLSLGTIIEKRKGLQEFSSYEPSPHAGRIVLRLTQIRNPACSLSYALHKSCCCRCVGSHRILFRLESRIPIDRQHKRTSRLLKNSTTFNLVLSIEPTISSRALVHVLSPDTELAADDHPTDSRSVSTRLPTVRFAIAEIPTRPHLQPSRPSTLDLCKAVRDTHHRSRMIRLQLTADVLNMDDEEGADELTTTLSPSPAETLKRVLEQGHLNEDTQLTYKQRTILALDIAASILQLQRTNWLVTPWDCTKIKLLAVENANSTTGMSGKMFGPFVEQEVTRSGPRTRSISNTPEPKDVLLELAILLLEIWTHRTLEMWAEKADQAIMTDTPDRRLIALIRWLDATSQQLPSQYETAARQCVAMCVEQRWAWDDIEFQKRFGENVVKPLLDTCKVWD; from the exons ATGTCAGGCTTCGAAGTTGCTGGAGTGGTACTTGGCGCAATACCGCTGGTCATCGCTTCTTTGGAGCATTATCAAGCTGGCAAGGGCGCTGTCGCCTCCTTCGTCAAGTACGGTGGTTTGCTTGAAAACCTAATCCTCCGCCTAACGATACACCAACATCTCTATCATACAGACATTCTGTTCCTTCTTCAAGCGGCTGGCGTAGTAGAGCTGAACCTGCGAGACGAAGACACAGTTGCAGAGTGCTTTCGACTGCTGAGGGATCCCGAAGTCAACGAAGAGATTGATGACTGGCTAGGTCCGTTGAGTGATCCATTCAAGCAGCTTGTTGGGCAATATGAGTCTTCGCTGAAGGCAATAGTGGGACATATCAAGCATATTCAGCGACTCCCTGAT ACCCAGAAGGATGACCTTGGCTCGCTCCTTCAAGCGAACCCACCAGATAAAAAGATCACTTTCACGGAAAGAGTCTCGTTCACAATCAAGCGGGGAAAATTGAAAGCACTCTATGAAGAGCTCGATCAAAGCAGGCTCTCCTTGGGGACTATTATTGAGAAACGCAAAGGCCTGCAGGAGTTCTCTTCATATGAGCCGTCTCCACACGCCGGCCGCATTGTGCTGAGGCTTACCCAGATCCGCAATCCGGCATGTTCGCTCTCATACGCCCTTCATAAGAGCTGCTGTTGCAGATGTGTTGGGAGCCACAGGATACTTTTCCGACTTGAAAGTCGAATACCGATTGATCGGCAACATAAAAGAACCAGTCGACTCTTGAAAAATTCCACTACATTCAATCTAGTATTATCTATCGAACCCACCATTTCATCGCGGGCGCTTGTCCATGTATTGTCTCCAGATACAGAGCTGGCAGCAGATGA TCATCCAACCGACAGCCGAAGCGTGTCCACAAGATTACCAACAGTCAGATTTGCAATTGCGGAGATCCCAACCCGACCACATTTACAACCCTCCAGGCCAAGCACCTTGGACCTCTGCAAGGCTGTGCGTGATACACATCATAGAAGCCGTATGATTCGACTCCAGCTTACGGCTGATGTTCTGAAcatggatgacgaggagggagccGATGAACTAACCACGACTCTATCGCCTTCACCTGCAGAAACCCTGAAGAGGGTACTCGAGCAAGGGCACCTGAACGAAGACACACAACTGACGTATAAACAACGAACAATATTGGCACTCGACATCGCAGCTTCGATTCTCCAGCTTCAACGGACCAACTGGCTCGTCACGCCGTGGGACTGCACCAAAATCAAGCTTCTTGCTGTGGAAAACGCTAATTCTACCACGGGAATGAGTGGCAAGATGTTTGGACCTTTTGTTGAGCAGGAAGTTACCAGATCTGGCCCCCGGACACGAAGTATCAGCAACACACCAGAACCAAAGGATGTTCTCCTCGAGCTCGCCATTCTCCTGCTCGAGATATGGACCCATCGAACACTGGAGATGTGGGCTGAAAAGGCCGACCAAGCAATCATGACCGACACCCCAGATCGCCGGCTGATCGCTCTGATTCGATGGTTAGATGCCACTTCACAACAGCTACCGTCGCAGTACGAAACCGCGGCTAGGCAATGCGTGGCCATGTGTGTGGAGCAAAGATGGGCATGGGATGACATTGAGTTTCAAAAGCGCTTTGGGGAGAATGTGGTCAAGCCGCTGCTTGATACATGTAAGGTGTGGGACTGA